From one Gemmobacter sp. genomic stretch:
- a CDS encoding LysR family substrate-binding domain-containing protein, whose product MGRIATYAGQRFLLRTRQVIRSVGEGALDVAAAGRSEEGRVRIGIYSSIASGFLSDLLANYGKRYAKVRIKMVDGNPVEHVAAIRQLSLDVAFITGTRDWPDCERTPLWSERVFAVLPLHHRLTEQEELSWSDLADETFIVMTCPPVVPRS is encoded by the coding sequence ATGGGGCGTATCGCAACTTATGCGGGCCAACGCTTCCTCCTCCGGACTCGCCAAGTCATCAGAAGCGTCGGAGAAGGCGCACTGGATGTTGCGGCGGCGGGGCGCTCGGAAGAAGGGCGGGTCCGGATCGGTATCTACTCCTCGATCGCCTCGGGTTTTCTTTCGGATCTTCTAGCGAACTATGGCAAGCGTTATGCGAAGGTCAGAATCAAGATGGTCGATGGCAATCCCGTCGAACATGTCGCGGCGATCCGGCAACTAAGCCTCGACGTGGCCTTCATTACTGGAACGCGAGATTGGCCTGACTGCGAACGCACCCCGCTGTGGTCGGAGCGGGTGTTTGCTGTCCTACCTCTCCATCACAGGTTGACCGAACAGGAAGAGTTGAGCTGGAGCGATCTGGCGGACGAAACCTTCATCGTGATGACCTGCCCCCCGGTCGTCCCTCGTTCATAA
- a CDS encoding IS3 family transposase (programmed frameshift) yields MRKSRFTEAQIIGMIKEQEAGLPTSELCRKHGLSPATFYKLKAKYGGMELSDAKRLKQLEDENAKLKRLLADTMLDNVVLKDLLGKPLTTPMQRREAVLRALKGHPISQRRACVLIGVDPKTVRRDRPPDNPEIREEMHKIAEKRRCFGYRRVGIMLERKGMIMNEKKLYRIYREEGLSVHRRRGRKRARGSRTPMPVPLRPNQRWSLDFLSDTFGTCRKFRILAVNDDCCRENLALIADTSISGARVARELDALVRIYGKPACIVSDNGTEFTSKAILKWANENGVEWHYIDPGRPQQNGFIESFNGSLRDECLNEEIFDSLADARRKLAIWRYDYNNVRPHSSLGNRTPAEARRTLEHSEGSAPGALAQPETDHYQTQGLSL; encoded by the exons ATGAGGAAAAGCCGTTTCACCGAGGCGCAAATCATCGGGATGATCAAAGAGCAGGAGGCAGGTTTGCCGACCTCCGAGTTGTGTCGGAAGCACGGGCTGAGCCCCGCGACCTTCTACAAGCTGAAGGCCAAGTATGGCGGGATGGAGCTGTCCGACGCCAAGCGGCTGAAGCAGCTCGAGGATGAGAATGCGAAGCTCAAGCGCCTGCTGGCGGATACCATGCTCGACAATGTGGTTCTGAAGGATCTGCTGGGAAAAC CCCTGACGACGCCGATGCAACGGCGGGAGGCAGTGCTGCGGGCGCTGAAGGGTCATCCGATCTCTCAACGCCGGGCCTGCGTCCTGATCGGTGTCGATCCGAAGACGGTGCGGCGTGACAGGCCGCCCGATAACCCGGAAATCCGTGAGGAGATGCACAAGATCGCCGAGAAGCGTCGTTGCTTCGGGTATCGGCGCGTCGGCATCATGCTGGAGCGCAAGGGCATGATCATGAACGAAAAGAAGCTCTACCGGATTTACCGGGAAGAGGGCTTGTCGGTGCACCGACGACGGGGGCGCAAACGGGCGCGGGGCAGCCGCACGCCAATGCCGGTGCCGCTGCGGCCGAACCAGCGCTGGTCGCTGGACTTCCTGTCCGACACGTTCGGGACCTGCCGCAAGTTCCGCATCCTGGCCGTGAACGACGATTGCTGCCGCGAGAACCTCGCGCTGATCGCCGACACCAGCATCTCGGGGGCTCGGGTGGCGCGGGAACTGGATGCGCTGGTCAGGATTTACGGCAAGCCCGCTTGCATCGTCAGCGACAACGGAACCGAGTTCACCAGCAAGGCCATCCTGAAGTGGGCCAACGAGAACGGCGTCGAATGGCACTACATCGACCCGGGCAGGCCGCAGCAGAACGGCTTTATCGAGTCCTTCAATGGAAGCCTGCGCGACGAATGCCTCAATGAGGAAATCTTCGACAGCCTCGCCGATGCCCGCCGAAAGTTGGCGATCTGGCGCTATGACTACAACAACGTCAGGCCGCATTCATCGCTGGGTAACAGAACACCAGCAGAAGCGCGCCGGACGCTTGAGCACTCTGAGGGCTCCGCCCCCGGCGCGCTTGCCCAACCTGAAACCGACCACTATCAAACCCAAGGACTCTCGTTATGA